The Streptomyces phaeolivaceus genome has a window encoding:
- the cpaB gene encoding Flp pilus assembly protein CpaB yields MNSRQRRGVILLVLSALCALAAFAGVLSVIRDVNSKVGPEVTAYRLKSDIAPYKELSAGQFEKITMPERWLSATAVTDLAQIRGKIAVTQLEKGSLLQSDMIVDRPELDPGQQEIAILIDASTGVAGKINPGSRVNIYATFEEKDSDSGKDTSKLMVADARVIDVGKLTPLESGQSSSDRRRTATEAVPITFALDTADAQRVAFAESFAEHVRLALVGGGEATVVVPDDRSYTLDEDK; encoded by the coding sequence GTGAACTCACGCCAGCGCCGCGGCGTCATCCTGCTGGTCCTGTCGGCCCTGTGCGCCCTGGCCGCCTTCGCCGGAGTGCTCTCGGTGATCCGGGACGTGAACTCGAAGGTCGGCCCCGAGGTGACGGCGTACCGGCTGAAGAGCGACATCGCGCCCTACAAGGAGCTGTCGGCGGGCCAGTTCGAGAAGATCACGATGCCCGAGCGATGGCTGTCCGCCACGGCGGTCACCGATCTGGCCCAGATCCGCGGAAAGATCGCCGTCACCCAGCTGGAGAAGGGCTCCCTGCTCCAGTCCGACATGATCGTCGACCGGCCCGAACTCGACCCCGGGCAGCAGGAGATCGCGATCCTGATCGACGCGTCCACCGGTGTGGCGGGCAAGATCAACCCGGGTTCGCGGGTCAACATCTACGCCACCTTCGAGGAGAAGGACAGCGACTCCGGCAAGGACACGTCCAAGCTGATGGTCGCCGACGCCCGCGTCATCGACGTCGGCAAGCTGACCCCCCTCGAATCGGGCCAGTCCAGCAGCGACCGCCGGCGCACGGCCACCGAGGCGGTCCCGATCACCTTCGCGCTCGACACCGCCGACGCCCAGCGCGTGGCGTTCGCCGAGTCGTTCGCCGAGCACGTCCGTCTCGCCCTCGTAGGGGGCGGCGAGGCCACCGTCGTCGTACCGGACGACCGTTCGTACACCCTCGACGAGGACAAGTAG